In Argiope bruennichi chromosome X1, qqArgBrue1.1, whole genome shotgun sequence, a single window of DNA contains:
- the LOC129958512 gene encoding uncharacterized protein LOC129958512: protein MKCVPCRRYSSNSPMSDPVSLPADRVKDSNVFDITGIDLAGPLFTRDGGKVWIVLYTCAIYRAIHLELVSSLSTECFMLSLRRFIARRTRPETIYTDNGTNFVGTNSELKNLDWDKIMRETDIKPIKWKFNPPTAAWWGGWWERLVRVIKELLKPTLGKAILKYEELLTVLCDWEAVVNSRPLTYISEDPNDLIPLTPSLFLNGKSSYDTIDLDLSEFSKFQKRIRYRRKLIHDFRSRFRKEYLGQLRQKRPGKSGHDFKVGEVVMIEEPSKRRVYWPLGKVISLLPGRDGKVRTLKLKFKNSELIRPIQRVYPLEVPFINNEIVKIDGVPTSSVKENELTSNADIRNRIAKSGRLVKIPERLGLFNEILHAFE, encoded by the coding sequence ATGAAGTGTGTGCCTTGTCGTCGATATAGCTCAAACTCTCCTATGAGTGATCCGGTGAGTCTGCCTGCAGATCGTGTTAAAGATTCTAACGTGTTCGACATCACGGGTATTGATTTGGCTGGACCTCTTTTTACTAGAGATGGAGGTAAGGTGTGGATAGTACTTTATACCTGTGCCATTTATCGGGCGATACATCTAGAGCTAGTAAGTTCATTGTCCACTGAGTGTTTCATGCTTTCTTTAAGACGGTTTATAGCACGTCGTACTAGACCAGAAACTATATATACAGATAACGGGACTAATTTTGTTGGCACCAATAGTGAATTGAAAAATCTAGATTGGGATAAGATAATGCGAGAGACCGACATTAAACCTATTAAATGGAAGTTCAATCCTCCAACTGCCGCTTGGTGGGGAGGATGGTGGGAGAGATTAGTACgagtaattaaagaattattgaagcCTACTTTAGgtaaggcaattttaaaatatgaagaacttTTAACTGTCCTGTGTGATTGGGAAGCGGTGGTGAATTCTCGTCCATTAACCTATATTTCGGAAGACCCGAATGATTTAATACCATTAACGCCAAGTTTGTTTTTAAACGGGAAATCTTCATATGACACCATAGATTTAGATTTAAGTGAATTCTCtaagtttcagaaaagaataagGTATCGTCGAAAACTGATCCATGATTTTAGATCACGTTTCAGGAAAGAATATCTTGGTCAACTACGTCAAAAACGCCCAGGAAAGTCTGGTCATGATTTCAAAGTTGGTGAAGTCGTGATGATTGAGGAGCCATCCAAAAGGCGCGTGTATTGGCCTTTAGGAAAAGTAATAAGTCTGCTTCCAGGTAGGGATGGTAAAGTCCGtaccttgaaattaaaatttaagaactcCGAACTGATTCGTCCAATTCAAAGAGTTTATCCACTCGAAGTACcgtttataaataatgaaattgtaaaaattgatgGCGTTCCGACATCTAgtgttaaagaaaatgaattaaccAGTAATGCAGACATAAGAAATAGAATCGCTAAATCAGGTAGATTAGTTAAAATACCTGAAAGACTTGGattatttaatgagattttacATGCTTTTGAGTGA
- the LOC129958513 gene encoding uncharacterized protein LOC129958513: MTFLRQEVQGEEMVVLARTGFAANQITRKKEYVAAPLNEISGDMATTAALVSLKSTDNKVVCIFCDKPHPSHKCFSAKKISLNEKLKILSKKGACYSCLTKSNHISRQCDLKSKLKCNFCSLSHYDIMCSKKPDKSPSVKNSPSTITLSNQCSRNRTVYLQTLCVIARGQGREKRVRILLDSASQYSHVSERLIAHLGLIPHRYENVIHSLFGGTQTKPKQHGVYSIELSALNRDYSCCLEVLSEGKICNSVPKITDQRILNNLRELNIEFSDSFSEDLEIDVLVGSNVLGRILMKKCCELDSGLTVVETKLGNTIIGMQNEVCHIDRNVMTTLAMYARSIKLTDLWDLENLGISNPTLVESKHNSYEEALNDFQQKLTILPNGRYELQLPWKHDPANLPDNKGLTWVRHEKVIKRAESNGFLREYQKVFEDWENLGIIESVPEEEVKATKCHYLAHRPVIKLQSETTKYRPCFDGSACERGKPSLNQCLYKGINLLEVIPDILDRFTLSYRIKCRYRERFFNVISTSKR, translated from the coding sequence ATGACTTTTCTCCGTCAAGAGGTGCAGGGTGAAGAGATGGTTGTGTTAGCAAGAACTGGATTTGCAGCGAATCAAATTACCCgtaaaaaagaatatgttgctGCACCTCTAAACGAGATTAGTGGAGATATGGCTACTACCGCAGCCCTGGTAAGCTTAAAATCCACTGACAATAAAGTTGTctgtattttttgtgataaacCCCATCCCAGCCATAAATGTTTTTCAGCAAAGAAAATATCtcttaatgaaaagttaaaaatattgtctaaaaaGGGAGCCTGCTATTCATGTTTAACTAAATCAAATCATATCAGTAGGCAGTGTGACTTAAAATCTAAACTGAAGTGTAATTTCTGCTCTTTATCTCATTATGATATTATGTGTAGTAAAAAACCTGATAAATCTCCAAGTGTTAAAAATTCTCCTTCCACTATTACTCTTTCTAACCAATGTAGCAGAAATCGAACAGTTTATTTGCAGACTCTCTGCGTAATTGCGCGAGGTCAAGGTCGAGAAAAACGCGTAAGAATTCTTTTAGATTCAGCTAGCCAGTATTCTCACGTGAGTGAAAGATTAATTGCGCACTTGGGATTAATACCACATAGATATGAAAACGTAATTCACTCCCTGTTTGGAGGAACGCAAACGAAGCCTAAGCAACATGGAGTTTATTCTATCGAGCTGTCAGCTTTGAATAGAGATTACTCTTGTTGTTTAGAAGTTCTTTCGGAGGGAAAGATATGCAACAGTGTCCCGAAAATAACAGATCAGCGAATTCTTAACAATTTAAGAGAATTGAACATAGAGTTTTCGGATTCATTCAGCGAAGATTTAGAGATCGATGTGTTAGTGGGTTCAAACGTGTTAGGTcgcattttaatgaagaaatgttGTGAATTAGATTCCGGTTTAACTGTGGTTGAGACTAAACTGGGAAATACAATTATAGGAATGCAGAATGAAGTGTGTCATATTGATAGAAATGTTATGACAACACTTGCAATGTATGCAAGAAGTATTAAATTAACTGATCTCTGGGATCTCGAAAATTTAGGCATCTCAAATCCAACACTAGTGGAAAGCAAACACAATTCTTATGAAGAAGCTTTAAATGATTTTCAGCAGAAGTTAACAATTCTTCCTAACGGAAGGTACGAGTTACAGCTTCCGTGGAAACATGATCCAGCTAATTTACCTGATAACAAAGGTTTAACTTGGGTTAGACATGAGAAAGTGATCAAACGGGCTGAAAGTAATGGCTTTCTCAGAGAGTATCAAAAGGTTTTCGAGGATTGGGAAAATTTGGGGATTATTGAAAGTGTACCGGAAGAGGAAGTAAAAGCAACTAAATGTCATTATTTGGCGCATAGGCCCGTAATAAAACTGCAAAGTGAAACCACAAAGTACCGTCCCTGTTTTGACGGGTCGGCTTGTGAAAGGGGTAAACCATCATTAAACCAATGTTTATATAAAGGTATAAATCTTTTAGAAGTAATACCCGATATTTTAGATAGGTTTACTCTATCCTATAGGATTAAGTGCAGATATagagaaagattttttaatgttatcagtaCATCCAAAAGATAG